A genomic stretch from Arachis stenosperma cultivar V10309 chromosome 3, arast.V10309.gnm1.PFL2, whole genome shotgun sequence includes:
- the LOC130969920 gene encoding cyclic dof factor 4-like, translating to MAPLEKTGEEREGIKLFGITITLHAAERKEDEKSSNGSEEDDDHDHGEDQEEMMKKPNKIIACPRCKSMETKFCYFNNYNVNQPRHFCKACHRYWTAGGALRNVPVGAGRRKGKLPCPAAARHGGAICDSSSTVQKFGLDDEEGLVLDEWDVATVIHGGFRQLFHQSSKRRRTSSEDGQPC from the coding sequence ATGGCTCCACTAGAAAAAACTggagaagaaagagaagggatTAAACTGTTTGGCATAACGATCACGTTGCATGCAgcagaaagaaaagaagatgagAAAAGCAGCAATGGTAGCGAAGAAGATGATGATCATGATCATggagaagatcaagaagagatGATGAAGAAACCAAACAAGATCATAGCATGTCCAAGATGCAAGAGCATGGAAACCAAGTTTTGTTACTTCAATAACTACAACGTTAATCAGCCTAGGCATTTCTGCAAGGCCTGCCACAGGTATTGGACCGCCGGAGGGGCCCTTCGCAACGTCCCGGTCGGTGCAGGCCGCCGAAAGGGTAAGCTGCCGTGCCCTGCCGCCGCCCGTCACGGTGGTGCCATCTGTGATTCATCATCCACTGTTCAGAAATTTGGATTAGATGATGAAGAGGGGTTGGTTTTGGACGAGTGGGATGTTGCCACCGTCATTCACGGTGGTTTCCGGCAGCTTTTTCATCAGTCGTCTAAACGGCGGAGGACGAGCTCTGAGGATGGTCAACCTTGttaa